The following proteins come from a genomic window of Microbacterium sulfonylureivorans:
- a CDS encoding 6-phospho-beta-glucosidase produces MKLAIVGGGSTYTPELIDGFARYRDVLPLEEIALVDPDPHRLELVGGMARRMLARAGHAARIVTTSDVREGVEGSDAVLLQLRVGGQDARQADETWPHEVHCIGQETTGPGGLAKALRTVPVALGIAEVVRAHAAPGAWIVDFTNPVGIVTRALLQAGHRAVGLCNVAIGFQRRFAAIAGVQPDDVSLGHVGLNHLTWERSVTVAGRDILPGLLIDRLGDLAHDVHLAPSLLAQLGAVPSYYLRYFYAHDEVLAEQLAEPSRAEAVRAIENELLGLYADSSVDEKPEALERRGGAFYSEAAIELLAQIQGAGGPSRVVNLRNDGVLPFLPDDHVIEVPARFADGAFVAEPVAPLDDDIRGLVAAVAGYERLALDAAVHGGRDRVVRAMRAHPLVLQHDRAQKLTDLLLAENRDLLEWAS; encoded by the coding sequence ATGAAGCTCGCCATCGTCGGCGGAGGCTCGACGTACACGCCGGAGCTGATCGACGGATTCGCTCGCTACCGCGACGTGCTGCCGCTGGAGGAGATCGCGCTCGTCGACCCGGATCCGCACCGCCTCGAGCTCGTCGGGGGCATGGCCCGCCGGATGCTCGCGCGGGCCGGGCACGCCGCGCGCATCGTCACGACGAGCGACGTGCGCGAGGGCGTCGAGGGCTCCGATGCCGTGCTGCTGCAGCTGCGGGTCGGAGGTCAGGACGCACGGCAGGCCGACGAGACCTGGCCGCACGAAGTGCACTGCATCGGACAGGAGACGACGGGGCCGGGTGGGCTCGCGAAGGCGCTGCGAACGGTGCCGGTGGCGCTGGGCATCGCCGAGGTTGTGCGCGCTCACGCCGCTCCGGGAGCGTGGATCGTCGACTTCACGAACCCGGTCGGGATCGTCACGCGCGCGCTGCTGCAGGCCGGGCACCGCGCCGTCGGCCTGTGCAACGTCGCGATCGGGTTCCAGCGCCGCTTCGCCGCGATCGCCGGCGTTCAGCCCGACGATGTGTCGCTCGGACACGTCGGCCTCAATCACCTCACGTGGGAGCGGAGCGTCACGGTCGCGGGGCGCGACATCCTCCCCGGGCTGCTGATCGATCGTCTCGGTGACCTCGCCCATGACGTCCACCTCGCCCCGTCGCTGCTGGCGCAGCTCGGCGCGGTGCCGTCGTACTACCTCCGCTACTTCTACGCGCACGACGAGGTGCTCGCCGAGCAGCTGGCAGAGCCTTCGCGCGCAGAGGCGGTGCGGGCGATCGAGAACGAGCTCCTGGGGCTCTACGCCGACTCCTCCGTCGACGAGAAGCCCGAGGCGCTGGAGCGCCGCGGCGGAGCCTTCTACTCCGAGGCCGCCATCGAGCTGCTCGCGCAGATCCAGGGCGCCGGAGGACCGTCGCGGGTCGTGAACCTGCGCAACGACGGCGTGCTGCCGTTCCTCCCCGACGACCACGTGATCGAAGTGCCGGCCCGGTTCGCCGACGGGGCGTTCGTCGCCGAGCCGGTCGCTCCGCTCGACGACGACATCCGGGGCCTGGTCGCCGCCGTCGCCGGCTACGAGCGACTCGCCCTCGACGCCGCGGTGCACGGAGGCCGCGACCGCGTCGTGCGGGCTATGCGCGCGCACCCCCTCGTGCTGCAGCACGACCGCGCCCAGAAGCTCACCGACCTCCTCCTCGCCGAGAACCGGGACCTCCTCGAGTGGGCATCGTGA
- a CDS encoding N-acetylglucosamine kinase, translating into MTELIVAVDGGGTKTDAVALTLDGEVVARRRGPGSSPHFEGLARSVEIVDAIVRDVAGGEAIGQVDLYLSGLDLPVEIERYRAAVSGLSWAQRGLVIDNDLFALLRAGTDEADAAAVVCGSGINAVGVRADGATVRFPSLGPLSGDWGGGSGLGAEALWLAARDVDGRGERTALTPAICEALGVGSVAELIEQLHFGERDDADLFALAPVVFSAAAAGDAVARGLVDRQADEIVAFVRAIVARLGLDRVAFPVVLGGSILQAGHAMLDDRIVAGIARVAPRARIVLPAAAPILGAAIAAALHAGASADAVSRVRHELTGRVAAAGV; encoded by the coding sequence GTGACCGAGCTCATCGTCGCCGTCGACGGTGGAGGGACGAAGACGGATGCCGTCGCCCTGACTCTCGACGGGGAGGTCGTCGCCCGTCGACGCGGCCCGGGAAGCAGTCCGCACTTCGAGGGTCTCGCCCGCTCGGTCGAGATCGTCGACGCCATCGTTCGCGACGTCGCCGGCGGTGAGGCGATCGGGCAGGTCGACCTGTACCTGTCGGGTCTCGACCTCCCCGTCGAGATCGAGCGGTACCGGGCGGCCGTGTCGGGCCTCTCGTGGGCGCAGCGCGGACTCGTGATCGACAACGACCTGTTCGCCCTGCTGCGTGCCGGGACGGACGAAGCGGATGCCGCAGCGGTCGTCTGCGGCAGCGGCATCAACGCCGTCGGAGTGCGGGCCGACGGAGCGACGGTGCGGTTCCCGTCTCTCGGGCCGCTGTCCGGCGATTGGGGCGGGGGCTCCGGCCTGGGTGCGGAGGCGCTGTGGCTCGCCGCCCGCGATGTCGACGGCCGTGGTGAGCGGACCGCACTGACCCCGGCGATCTGCGAAGCGCTCGGGGTCGGATCGGTCGCGGAGCTCATCGAGCAGCTGCACTTCGGGGAGCGTGACGACGCCGACCTGTTCGCGCTCGCCCCCGTCGTGTTCTCCGCGGCGGCCGCCGGTGACGCGGTGGCCCGCGGGCTGGTCGACCGGCAGGCGGACGAGATCGTCGCCTTCGTGCGCGCCATCGTCGCGCGGCTCGGGCTGGACCGGGTCGCATTCCCGGTGGTCCTGGGCGGAAGCATCCTGCAGGCGGGTCATGCGATGCTCGACGACCGCATCGTCGCGGGTATCGCGCGGGTCGCGCCGCGCGCGCGGATCGTGCTGCCAGCGGCGGCGCCGATCCTCGGGGCGGCGATCGCTGCCGCCCTGCATGCCGGAGCTTCGGCGGATGCGGTCTCGCGGGTGCGGCACGAGCTCACCGGCAGGGTCGCCGCCGCGGGTGTGTGA
- a CDS encoding class I SAM-dependent methyltransferase has product MRADHYDAFAVSYDAENASSLLNEYYERPAMIALAGDVRGRRILDAGCGSGPLSAALRTRGAALTAFDGSPAMVELARRRLGDDVPVSVADLAEPLPFEDDAFDDVVASLVLHYLEDWAGPLAELRRVLKPGGRLILSVNHPLVRVFTHPDEDYFATRPYSEEYRFAGEEAMLTFWHRPLHAMTDAFTAAGFDIAVVDEPAPSPDTPAELLTPRIRRGETTAFLSFIFFVLEAPGPRRG; this is encoded by the coding sequence ATGAGAGCCGATCACTACGACGCGTTCGCCGTCAGCTACGACGCCGAGAATGCCTCGAGCCTGCTCAACGAGTACTACGAGCGACCCGCGATGATCGCCCTGGCGGGTGACGTGAGGGGCCGGCGCATCCTCGATGCCGGGTGCGGATCCGGGCCGCTGTCGGCGGCGCTGCGCACCCGGGGCGCCGCCCTGACCGCATTCGACGGCAGCCCCGCGATGGTCGAGCTCGCCCGCCGGAGGCTGGGCGACGATGTGCCGGTGTCCGTCGCCGATCTCGCCGAGCCGCTGCCGTTCGAGGACGACGCGTTCGACGACGTCGTCGCATCGCTCGTGCTGCACTATCTGGAAGACTGGGCCGGCCCGCTCGCCGAGCTGCGCAGGGTGCTCAAACCCGGAGGGCGACTCATCCTGTCGGTCAATCACCCGCTCGTTCGGGTCTTCACCCACCCGGACGAGGACTACTTCGCCACGAGGCCGTACTCGGAGGAGTACCGGTTCGCCGGCGAGGAGGCGATGTTGACCTTCTGGCACCGGCCACTCCACGCGATGACGGATGCCTTCACCGCGGCGGGATTCGACATCGCCGTGGTCGACGAGCCGGCTCCGTCGCCGGACACTCCCGCAGAGCTCCTCACGCCGCGCATCCGCCGCGGCGAGACGACGGCGTTCCTGTCGTTCATCTTCTTCGTTCTCGAGGCACCCGGCCCGCGCCGCGGGTAG
- a CDS encoding GNAT family N-acetyltransferase, whose product MTDEDAPTGVSVTTSHVIKPLTPETFPAWLALAQKHNGVWGGCFCSYFHGDTEHTVKDDYDRATFKQRLVTEGVAHAALVFDGDDAIAWCEYGSPIELPNIYHRKQYDAGETQPAPWRITCFFVDRDHRRSGVAREALDGALELIAGAGGGEVVSFPNELVPGKKTSSSFLHNGTRAMFEKAGFTFERHIGKSKTVMRKTVPPARG is encoded by the coding sequence ATGACCGATGAAGACGCTCCGACCGGCGTGAGCGTGACGACGTCGCACGTCATCAAGCCGCTCACCCCCGAGACCTTCCCGGCGTGGCTGGCGCTCGCTCAGAAGCACAACGGGGTCTGGGGCGGATGCTTCTGCTCGTACTTCCACGGCGACACCGAGCACACCGTCAAGGACGACTACGACAGGGCGACGTTCAAGCAGCGGCTCGTGACGGAGGGGGTCGCGCACGCCGCACTCGTCTTCGACGGCGACGACGCGATCGCGTGGTGCGAGTACGGGAGTCCGATCGAGCTGCCGAACATCTACCACCGCAAGCAGTACGACGCGGGGGAGACCCAGCCGGCGCCGTGGCGCATCACGTGCTTCTTCGTCGACCGCGACCATCGCCGTTCGGGAGTGGCGCGGGAGGCGCTGGACGGCGCGCTCGAGCTGATCGCCGGTGCCGGCGGAGGCGAGGTGGTCTCGTTCCCCAACGAGCTCGTGCCCGGCAAGAAGACGTCTTCGTCGTTCCTCCACAACGGCACGAGGGCGATGTTCGAGAAGGCGGGATTCACGTTCGAGCGGCACATCGGCAAGAGCAAGACGGTGATGCGCAAGACGGTCCCGCCGGCTCGCGGCTGA
- a CDS encoding GNAT family N-acetyltransferase: protein MSELAAEAAVRRAGPGDAHEVARLLHDFNTEFDTATPGPVVLTARLESLLAGPGTVAYLTGEPAVGVALITLRSNVWYDGPVALLDELYVAPAHRGRGLGTAIILRLFQDAVDFGVSAIEINVDEEDVDAQRFYERHGFAGTDPETGDRAFYYLREL from the coding sequence ATGTCCGAGCTTGCCGCGGAAGCCGCTGTGCGCCGTGCGGGTCCGGGCGATGCCCACGAGGTCGCCCGGCTGCTGCACGACTTCAACACGGAGTTCGACACGGCGACTCCCGGCCCGGTCGTGCTGACCGCGCGCCTGGAGTCGCTGCTGGCCGGCCCCGGCACGGTCGCCTACCTGACCGGCGAGCCGGCTGTCGGCGTCGCGCTCATCACCCTCCGCAGCAACGTCTGGTACGACGGGCCTGTGGCGCTCCTCGATGAGCTGTACGTCGCTCCTGCGCACCGTGGGCGGGGCCTCGGGACGGCGATCATCCTCCGACTGTTCCAGGACGCTGTCGACTTCGGCGTCTCCGCGATCGAGATCAACGTCGATGAGGAGGATGTCGACGCGCAGCGCTTCTACGAACGGCACGGTTTCGCCGGCACCGATCCCGAAACCGGAGACCGCGCCTTCTACTACCTCCGCGAACTCTGA
- a CDS encoding VOC family protein: MPIKLENVAIAVRDLEATIAFFTDLGLTVLGRDTVSGEWADTAVGLDGNHAKIAMLQTPDGNGRLELFEYIHPDAIETDPTLPNEIGMHRVAFSVDDIDEALAIAARHGCHPLRGVATYEDVYKLTYVRGPSGIIVMFAEELRKS, translated from the coding sequence ATGCCCATCAAGCTGGAGAACGTCGCCATCGCCGTCCGCGACCTCGAGGCGACGATCGCCTTCTTCACCGACCTCGGGCTCACGGTCCTCGGTCGCGACACCGTCAGCGGCGAATGGGCCGACACCGCCGTCGGTCTCGACGGGAACCACGCCAAGATCGCAATGCTGCAGACGCCCGACGGCAACGGCCGCCTCGAGCTCTTCGAGTACATCCATCCCGATGCGATCGAGACGGATCCCACTCTCCCGAACGAGATCGGCATGCACCGAGTCGCGTTCTCCGTCGACGACATCGATGAAGCCCTGGCCATCGCCGCGCGGCACGGCTGCCATCCGCTGCGTGGTGTCGCGACCTATGAGGACGTCTACAAGCTCACGTACGTCCGCGGTCCGAGCGGCATCATCGTGATGTTCGCCGAGGAGCTCAGGAAGAGCTGA
- the arfB gene encoding alternative ribosome rescue aminoacyl-tRNA hydrolase ArfB → MPAVHRPGLRVDSGITIPESELSWRFSRSSGPGGQGVNTADSRAELAWDAASSAVLSPIQRERLLERLSGRLVDGVLTIAASEHREQLRNRDAARARLAAVVADALRPPSPSRRPTVPSRGAKERRLKAKKQRTDVKRLRRPPHD, encoded by the coding sequence ATGCCTGCCGTCCATCGTCCCGGCCTCCGGGTCGACTCGGGAATCACGATCCCCGAGTCCGAGCTCTCGTGGCGGTTCTCGCGATCGTCCGGGCCCGGCGGTCAGGGCGTGAACACCGCCGATTCGCGGGCTGAACTCGCGTGGGACGCCGCGTCCTCGGCCGTGCTCTCACCGATCCAGCGCGAGCGGCTCCTCGAGCGGCTGAGCGGTCGCCTCGTTGACGGAGTGCTGACGATCGCGGCATCCGAGCACCGCGAACAGCTGAGGAACAGAGACGCCGCGCGGGCCCGGCTCGCTGCCGTTGTGGCGGATGCGCTGAGACCGCCCTCCCCCTCGCGACGGCCCACGGTACCCAGCCGTGGGGCCAAGGAGCGGCGTCTGAAGGCGAAGAAGCAGCGCACCGATGTGAAGCGGCTGCGGCGACCGCCGCACGACTGA
- a CDS encoding D-alanyl-D-alanine carboxypeptidase family protein: MTTQQDSPDELTELAELMSDEREFSPRRTPKIRRARRRRGLMITAIVTAVVLAVVGGYSGWALTAPIAAPVESSHEPAIPTTTAAALPLPQADASAISVSGADPYLGATADEIWTSSGTDEPLPLASITKLITALVILDARPLANATDPGPTITFSKADHDLYDKYYVMGATIAEMPTGSAMSQHDALSTMLIPSASNYAEAVSTWAFGSQWAFLGATREWLAAHGLTGTTIVEPTGISPLNTSTARDLITIGKLAAAEPTIARIVATPSLGLPGPGAMSNTNVLLGSGGITGLKTGNLGAGRYNLLYSASLDVGAAEPLGVIGVVLGASSRESVNRDVLTLLDGVRAGFHEVPLAERGQRLGSYTTPWGSSAEMVVSERASIFTWSDTPITVTMKTATPAAYEDGEVIGTVTWTAGPHTATADIEIQGSIAAPTAWWRLTHPSELGTP; the protein is encoded by the coding sequence ATGACGACGCAACAGGACTCGCCCGATGAGCTCACCGAGCTCGCAGAGCTCATGAGCGACGAACGCGAGTTCTCCCCTCGCCGCACCCCGAAGATCCGGCGCGCCCGCCGGCGGCGGGGTCTCATGATCACCGCGATCGTGACGGCCGTCGTACTCGCGGTGGTCGGCGGCTACTCGGGCTGGGCGCTGACCGCTCCGATCGCCGCACCCGTCGAGTCGTCGCACGAGCCCGCGATCCCTACCACCACCGCAGCCGCCCTTCCCCTCCCGCAAGCGGATGCCTCGGCGATCAGCGTCTCCGGCGCCGACCCGTACCTCGGTGCGACCGCCGACGAGATCTGGACGTCGAGCGGAACGGACGAGCCCCTCCCCCTCGCCAGCATCACCAAGCTGATCACGGCGCTCGTCATCCTCGACGCGAGACCACTTGCGAACGCCACCGATCCGGGGCCCACGATCACGTTCAGCAAGGCCGATCACGACCTCTACGACAAGTACTACGTCATGGGCGCCACGATCGCCGAGATGCCCACCGGCAGCGCGATGTCGCAGCATGATGCCCTCTCGACGATGCTGATCCCGTCGGCCAGCAACTACGCCGAGGCCGTGTCGACCTGGGCATTCGGATCGCAGTGGGCATTTCTCGGCGCGACGCGCGAGTGGCTCGCCGCCCACGGGCTCACCGGCACCACCATCGTCGAGCCCACGGGCATCAGCCCGCTGAACACGAGCACGGCCCGCGACCTCATCACGATCGGAAAGCTCGCCGCCGCCGAGCCGACGATCGCGAGGATCGTCGCGACGCCGTCGCTGGGTCTGCCGGGTCCGGGTGCCATGTCGAACACCAACGTCCTGCTGGGCAGCGGTGGGATCACGGGGCTCAAGACCGGCAACCTGGGCGCGGGCCGCTACAACCTTCTGTATTCGGCCTCACTCGACGTCGGTGCCGCCGAGCCGCTCGGCGTGATCGGCGTGGTGCTCGGCGCATCCTCCCGCGAGTCCGTGAATCGTGACGTCCTCACGCTGCTGGACGGCGTCCGCGCCGGCTTCCACGAGGTGCCGCTGGCCGAACGGGGTCAGCGGCTCGGCTCGTACACGACCCCCTGGGGCTCGAGCGCGGAGATGGTCGTGAGCGAGAGAGCGTCGATATTCACGTGGTCCGACACCCCCATCACCGTGACGATGAAGACGGCCACGCCGGCTGCTTACGAGGACGGCGAAGTGATCGGGACCGTGACCTGGACGGCCGGCCCGCACACGGCGACCGCCGACATCGAGATCCAGGGGAGCATCGCCGCACCGACAGCGTGGTGGCGGCTCACCCATCCCTCCGAACTCGGGACCCCCTAG
- a CDS encoding 2'-5' RNA ligase family protein, with translation MTRDSDSAPGAGDTRPSAGARWVVVALFEPLAVGTTFDRSAWPEHVTLASNFALDVPVACLIDAVLRACRPAGPLLVEFAGGALFGPDRNIPVQLVRSTAIVALHHGLADRIESLPGFVADAPGYWRDGYRPHVTLRPSTRVAEGDMWAATGIALAGLRGSTARVMAYARHPNDGIASATAPG, from the coding sequence GTGACCCGCGACTCCGACTCGGCGCCGGGGGCCGGCGATACTCGACCGTCGGCCGGCGCCCGGTGGGTCGTCGTCGCTCTGTTCGAGCCCCTTGCGGTCGGGACGACATTCGATCGGAGCGCGTGGCCCGAGCACGTGACGCTCGCGTCGAACTTCGCCCTGGACGTGCCCGTCGCGTGCCTCATCGACGCCGTGCTGCGCGCGTGCCGGCCCGCGGGACCGCTCCTCGTGGAGTTCGCCGGCGGCGCCCTCTTCGGGCCCGATCGGAACATCCCCGTGCAGCTCGTTCGATCCACCGCGATCGTTGCTCTGCACCACGGCCTCGCCGACCGGATCGAGTCATTGCCGGGATTCGTCGCCGACGCGCCCGGCTATTGGCGTGACGGCTACCGCCCGCATGTCACGCTCCGTCCGTCCACCCGGGTCGCCGAGGGAGACATGTGGGCTGCCACCGGCATCGCCCTCGCGGGACTGCGCGGCTCGACCGCGAGGGTCATGGCATACGCCCGCCATCCGAACGACGGCATCGCTTCGGCGACCGCGCCGGGCTGA
- a CDS encoding MBL fold metallo-hydrolase, whose amino-acid sequence MLKQVAEGVLVHESAFIQSNSVVVEGRTGVLLIDPGITRDELADLADDLRERNLTVVAGFSTHPDWDHVLWHARFGDAPRYGTAPCAAAMDELFSHADWRDLVADGLPPEHADEIPMELLGQITGLPAGAVQVPWDGPRVRILEHRAHAPGHAALLVEESGVLVAGDMLSDILMPFLDLRAENPIDDYLAALRLFDGVAGDVDAVIPGHGSVGDGAQLRSRIDLDRAYVEALRDGDEPDDPRIGPSAPLEWLTDVHDWQVQRLAQMTDDETSN is encoded by the coding sequence ATGCTGAAGCAGGTCGCGGAGGGCGTTCTCGTCCACGAGAGCGCGTTCATCCAGAGCAATTCCGTGGTCGTGGAGGGCCGCACCGGCGTCCTGCTCATCGACCCTGGGATCACCCGCGACGAGCTGGCGGACCTTGCCGACGACCTGCGCGAGCGGAACCTGACCGTCGTCGCCGGCTTCTCGACGCATCCCGATTGGGACCACGTGCTGTGGCACGCGAGGTTCGGCGACGCGCCCCGTTACGGCACGGCCCCCTGTGCGGCCGCGATGGACGAGCTGTTCTCGCACGCGGACTGGAGGGACCTCGTCGCCGACGGGCTGCCGCCGGAGCACGCCGACGAGATCCCCATGGAGCTGCTCGGCCAGATCACCGGCCTGCCGGCCGGAGCGGTGCAGGTGCCGTGGGACGGGCCCCGGGTCCGGATCCTCGAGCATCGGGCCCACGCGCCGGGCCATGCGGCGCTGCTGGTCGAGGAGAGCGGCGTCCTCGTCGCCGGCGACATGCTCTCCGACATCCTGATGCCGTTCCTCGACCTTCGGGCCGAGAACCCGATCGACGACTACCTGGCGGCGCTGCGGCTGTTCGACGGGGTGGCCGGCGATGTGGATGCCGTCATCCCCGGTCACGGCTCCGTCGGCGACGGCGCGCAGCTGCGCTCACGCATCGACCTGGATCGCGCGTATGTGGAGGCCCTCCGCGACGGCGACGAACCCGACGACCCGCGCATCGGTCCGTCGGCGCCGCTCGAGTGGCTGACCGACGTGCACGACTGGCAGGTTCAGCGGCTCGCCCAGATGACGGACGACGAGACGTCGAACTAG
- a CDS encoding siderophore-interacting protein, with protein MALASRLVKPETQGLVHLTVLRRERIAPHWMRVTLGGGEIDAFRPMGFDQWFRIFLPLGGDEGLDRLPAKANKLFGYLKYLRIPDGVRPVMRNYSVRAFRPATAESDAELDVDFVLHGSAEDGTAGPASRWAETCASGESVVLIDEGLAFNPERGTDRVVLVADETGLPAVAAVCASLPSHTSGLAIVEVPSAEDALEFEHPAGITVRWIVRDPDVKPGALALQALREASLPDDPFHAYIVGEQALPTEARRHLVAERGVSKDLVSFCGYWRVGAASPTPKSQATAEARA; from the coding sequence ATGGCCCTCGCCAGCAGACTCGTGAAGCCCGAGACCCAGGGACTCGTGCACCTGACCGTCCTGCGCCGCGAGCGGATCGCGCCTCACTGGATGCGCGTCACCCTCGGCGGAGGTGAGATCGACGCGTTCCGTCCGATGGGATTCGACCAGTGGTTCCGCATCTTCCTGCCACTGGGCGGCGACGAGGGGCTCGACCGGCTGCCCGCGAAGGCGAACAAGCTGTTCGGCTACCTGAAGTACCTGCGGATCCCCGACGGCGTCCGTCCCGTGATGCGCAACTACTCGGTGCGCGCGTTCCGTCCGGCGACGGCGGAGTCGGATGCCGAGCTCGACGTGGACTTCGTCCTCCACGGCTCGGCCGAAGACGGCACAGCGGGTCCGGCGTCCCGGTGGGCAGAGACGTGCGCCTCGGGCGAGAGCGTCGTGCTCATCGACGAGGGGCTCGCGTTCAATCCGGAGCGCGGCACCGACCGGGTCGTGCTCGTCGCCGACGAGACCGGGCTCCCCGCGGTCGCCGCGGTGTGCGCCTCGCTTCCGTCGCACACCTCGGGTCTCGCGATCGTCGAGGTGCCGTCGGCCGAGGACGCCCTCGAGTTCGAGCATCCCGCCGGCATCACCGTGCGCTGGATCGTCCGCGACCCCGACGTCAAGCCGGGAGCTCTCGCGCTGCAGGCGCTGCGCGAGGCGTCGCTGCCGGATGACCCGTTCCACGCCTACATCGTGGGCGAGCAGGCGCTCCCGACCGAGGCGCGGCGCCACCTCGTCGCCGAGCGCGGCGTCTCGAAGGATCTCGTCAGCTTCTGCGGCTACTGGCGTGTGGGGGCGGCGTCCCCCACCCCGAAGTCGCAGGCGACCGCGGAGGCCCGCGCATGA
- a CDS encoding energy-coupling factor transporter transmembrane component T, whose amino-acid sequence MTATGPITAAQGLHSTADPYAPRVPASPMRFLYGINPLAKLAAPLPAMVLLVFVRDAATPLAFLLLSYVVLLIGVSFTRRLIAILVALPIAAAIIGIGFSLWTDASRVDQSVIVWQIGSWTLYGGALAIGLATGLRIAAIVALTLIVGLSTTGPDLVRSTVQQLRVPYRIGYTALAAFRFVPRFGHELEVIRQAHRVRGAHGGRGPFAAIARWFGYIVPLMAGAIRHAERVALAMDARAFGAHPDRTERHIVPFRVRDVVFIVLFLTVSAVVFWIFFPWGLA is encoded by the coding sequence ATGACCGCGACCGGCCCCATCACGGCGGCACAGGGCCTGCATTCGACGGCCGACCCGTACGCCCCGCGCGTCCCGGCGTCGCCGATGCGGTTCCTTTACGGGATCAACCCGCTCGCGAAGCTCGCCGCGCCGCTTCCCGCGATGGTGCTGCTGGTGTTCGTGCGGGATGCCGCGACCCCGCTCGCGTTCCTCCTGCTGAGCTACGTCGTCCTGCTGATCGGCGTGAGCTTCACGCGGCGCCTCATCGCGATCCTGGTCGCGCTGCCGATCGCGGCGGCGATCATCGGCATCGGCTTCTCGCTGTGGACGGATGCCTCGCGCGTCGACCAGTCCGTGATCGTGTGGCAGATCGGCTCGTGGACCCTGTACGGCGGAGCCCTCGCGATCGGTCTCGCCACCGGCCTGCGCATCGCCGCGATCGTCGCCCTGACGCTCATCGTGGGCCTGTCGACGACCGGCCCCGACCTCGTGCGGTCGACCGTGCAGCAGCTGCGCGTGCCGTACCGCATCGGCTACACCGCCCTCGCGGCGTTCCGGTTCGTGCCGCGGTTCGGGCACGAGCTCGAGGTCATCCGTCAGGCGCACCGCGTGCGCGGCGCCCACGGCGGACGCGGTCCCTTCGCGGCGATCGCGCGCTGGTTCGGCTACATCGTGCCGCTCATGGCCGGCGCGATCCGTCACGCCGAGCGCGTCGCCCTCGCGATGGACGCCCGCGCGTTCGGCGCCCACCCCGACCGCACCGAGCGGCACATCGTGCCGTTCCGGGTGCGCGACGTGGTGTTCATCGTGCTGTTTCTGACGGTCTCGGCCGTCGTCTTCTGGATCTTCTTCCCGTGGGGCCTTGCCTAG